Proteins co-encoded in one Holophagales bacterium genomic window:
- the rsmH gene encoding 16S rRNA (cytosine(1402)-N(4))-methyltransferase RsmH, which translates to MGLVDDTPHRRRPRYAGRNPRRFDEKYKERDPARFPETVAKVVSSGRTPAGSHRPVLVEEILAALRPEPGLVAVDATLGHGGHAAELLPRLLPGGRLIGLDADPLELPKTEARLRRLGFGKETLTVRRSSFAGLPKVLGELGLPSVDLVLADLGVSSMQLDDPARGFTFKADGPLDMRMNPSRGLSAAELVARVSRERLAALLRENSDEPHATGIAAALVAARARTPITTTLALAAAVREALSSLPARVRDEAGDDPVRRTFQALRIEVNDELGALRAFLAALPSCVAPGGRVAILTFHSGEDRLVKKAFQAGARDGIWAGWSREPVRPGPEELRANPRSRAAKLRTALRAGAAGGRAS; encoded by the coding sequence ATCGGCCTCGTGGACGACACTCCCCACCGTCGCCGCCCTCGATACGCTGGCCGCAATCCGCGCCGCTTCGACGAGAAGTACAAGGAGCGCGACCCGGCCCGCTTCCCCGAGACCGTCGCGAAGGTCGTCTCGTCCGGGAGGACCCCGGCCGGCTCCCACCGTCCGGTCCTCGTCGAAGAAATCCTGGCGGCGCTTCGCCCCGAGCCGGGCCTCGTCGCCGTCGACGCGACTCTGGGCCACGGAGGCCACGCGGCCGAGCTCCTGCCCCGCCTCCTGCCGGGCGGTCGCCTGATCGGTCTGGACGCCGATCCGCTGGAGCTGCCGAAGACGGAGGCGCGCCTTCGCAGGCTCGGTTTCGGCAAGGAGACCCTGACCGTCCGGCGTTCGAGCTTCGCGGGCCTGCCGAAGGTCCTCGGAGAGCTCGGGCTCCCCTCGGTCGACCTCGTCCTCGCCGACCTCGGCGTCTCTTCGATGCAGCTCGACGACCCGGCGCGCGGCTTCACGTTCAAGGCGGACGGCCCGCTCGACATGAGGATGAACCCCTCTCGCGGCCTCTCCGCCGCCGAGCTCGTCGCCCGGGTTTCCCGGGAGCGCCTCGCGGCCCTCCTCCGCGAGAACTCCGACGAGCCCCACGCCACCGGAATCGCCGCCGCCCTCGTGGCCGCCCGCGCCCGCACGCCGATCACCACGACCCTCGCCCTCGCCGCCGCCGTCCGCGAGGCCCTGTCGTCCCTGCCCGCGCGGGTGAGGGACGAGGCGGGTGACGACCCGGTGCGGCGAACGTTCCAGGCGCTCCGGATCGAGGTGAACGACGAGCTCGGCGCGCTCCGCGCGTTCCTCGCCGCGCTCCCGTCCTGCGTCGCGCCGGGCGGGCGCGTCGCGATCCTGACGTTCCACTCCGGAGAGGACCGGCTCGTGAAGAAGGCGTTCCAGGCAGGGGCCCGCGACGGTATCTGGGCCGGTTGGTCCCGCGAGCCGGTCCGCCCCGGCCCGGAGGAGCTGCGGGCGAACCCGCGCTCCCGTGCCGCCAAGCTGCGAACGGCTCTCCGCGCCGGGGCCGCCGGCGGCCGCGCGTCATAA
- a CDS encoding acyl-CoA dehydrogenase family protein, whose product MDFSLTEEQQALQELARKFAREEMAPKAAHHDETGEFPREIAKKAWELGLMNTHVPPEYGGMGLGTLDGCIITEELAWGCTGIATAMEANALAAAPVIVAGNDEQKKEFLGRLTAEPLFAAYAVTEPGAGSDVAGIRTKARKVGDDYVIDGAKAWITNGGVANWYFVLAYTDQEKKHKGMSGFLVPADTPGITVGKKEWNLGQRASDTRGLTFEEVKVPAKYLLGKEGDGFRIAMSAFDHTRPPVASGAVGLAQRAMDEAIKYAKERKTFGLPIAAYQAISFMIADMAMQIEAGRHLVRLAAWAIDNGKRNTKYAAMAKAFCADMAMKVATDAVQVHGGYGYSHEYPVEKLMRDAKIYQIYEGTSQIQRLIICKEIFER is encoded by the coding sequence ATCGACTTCTCCCTTACCGAGGAACAGCAGGCCCTTCAGGAGCTGGCCCGGAAGTTCGCGCGCGAGGAGATGGCGCCGAAGGCGGCGCACCACGACGAGACGGGCGAGTTCCCGCGCGAGATCGCGAAGAAGGCGTGGGAGCTCGGCCTGATGAACACCCACGTCCCGCCCGAGTACGGCGGCATGGGCCTCGGGACGCTGGACGGCTGCATCATCACGGAAGAGCTCGCCTGGGGGTGCACCGGCATCGCGACCGCGATGGAGGCGAACGCCCTCGCGGCGGCCCCGGTCATCGTCGCCGGCAACGACGAGCAGAAGAAGGAGTTCCTCGGGCGCCTGACGGCCGAGCCGCTCTTCGCCGCGTACGCCGTCACCGAGCCGGGCGCCGGCTCCGACGTCGCAGGTATCCGGACGAAGGCCCGCAAGGTGGGCGACGACTACGTCATCGACGGCGCGAAGGCGTGGATCACGAACGGCGGCGTCGCGAACTGGTACTTCGTCCTCGCCTACACCGACCAGGAGAAGAAGCACAAGGGGATGTCGGGCTTCCTCGTCCCGGCGGACACCCCGGGGATCACGGTCGGCAAGAAGGAGTGGAACCTCGGGCAGAGGGCGAGCGACACGCGCGGCCTGACGTTCGAGGAGGTGAAGGTCCCGGCGAAGTACCTCCTCGGCAAGGAAGGGGACGGCTTCCGGATCGCCATGTCGGCGTTCGACCACACCCGGCCGCCGGTCGCCTCGGGTGCCGTGGGCCTGGCGCAGCGGGCGATGGACGAGGCGATCAAGTACGCCAAGGAACGGAAGACGTTCGGCCTGCCGATCGCGGCCTACCAGGCGATCAGCTTCATGATCGCGGACATGGCGATGCAGATCGAGGCGGGGCGCCACCTCGTCCGGCTCGCCGCGTGGGCGATCGACAACGGGAAGCGGAACACGAAGTACGCCGCGATGGCGAAGGCCTTCTGCGCCGACATGGCGATGAAGGTCGCGACGGACGCCGTCCAGGTTCACGGCGGCTACGGCTACTCGCACGAGTACCCGGTCGAGAAGCTGATGCGCGACGCCAAGATCTACCAGATCTACGAGGGGACGAGCCAGATCCAGCGGCTCATCATCTGCAAGGAGATCTTCGAGCGCTGA
- a CDS encoding peptidase M64 has product MSTRTLLAFGAAALLLTVSPGAPSAPADTALLDSFTPQTMRIDLLHTGGHGVEIVAVDRVVNDGPWAGSLSTADDGLGLGHYRFEVLEPATGRLLYARGYSSIFAEWETTAEAKTSHRTFRESLRLPWPLRPVQVLLKKRDRRNLFREVFSTLVDPASADVNPAPPPKVGTVWTVFESGPPTEKVDLLVLGEGYAEKDLPKFRSDVKRMVDTLFRYEPFKSRRADFNVRALDLSSGEGGAHRPQSKLFRRTPLQVQYNIFGSERYVLTYDDRALRDAAAQAPYDVLEILVNDAQYGGGGIYNHQATASADTGFAEYVFVHEFGHHFAALADEYYTSDVAYETGAADLPEPWEMNVTALKDPATLKWKDLVAAATPLPTPWSKEAFEKTSRDFQARRKALLAAGASPAAIDDLFREQKKVEAAFFAKEKFMGKVGAFEGAAYEPKGLYRSSADCIMFTRTDAGFCPVCRRAIERVIDSYR; this is encoded by the coding sequence ATGAGTACTCGCACGCTTCTCGCTTTCGGCGCCGCGGCCCTGCTCCTCACGGTCTCTCCAGGGGCGCCGAGCGCGCCCGCCGACACGGCGCTCCTCGACTCCTTCACGCCGCAGACGATGCGCATCGACCTCCTCCACACCGGCGGCCACGGCGTCGAGATCGTCGCTGTCGACCGGGTCGTGAACGACGGGCCCTGGGCCGGGAGCCTCTCGACCGCCGACGACGGGCTCGGCCTCGGGCATTACCGGTTCGAGGTCCTCGAGCCCGCGACCGGCCGCCTCCTCTACGCTCGCGGCTACTCTTCGATCTTCGCCGAGTGGGAGACGACGGCCGAGGCGAAGACGTCCCACCGCACCTTCCGCGAGTCGCTCCGCCTCCCCTGGCCGCTGAGGCCCGTCCAGGTCCTTCTGAAGAAGCGCGATCGCCGGAACCTGTTCCGGGAGGTCTTCTCGACACTCGTCGATCCCGCCTCTGCCGACGTCAACCCCGCCCCGCCCCCGAAGGTCGGTACGGTCTGGACCGTCTTCGAGAGCGGCCCGCCGACGGAGAAGGTCGACCTCCTCGTCCTCGGCGAGGGGTACGCCGAGAAAGACCTGCCGAAGTTCCGCTCCGACGTGAAGCGGATGGTCGACACGCTCTTCCGCTACGAGCCGTTCAAGAGCCGCAGGGCCGACTTCAACGTCCGCGCCCTCGACCTCTCCTCCGGAGAAGGGGGCGCACACCGTCCGCAGTCGAAGCTCTTCCGCCGCACACCCCTTCAGGTCCAGTACAACATCTTCGGCTCCGAGCGGTACGTCCTGACCTACGACGACCGCGCGCTGCGCGACGCGGCGGCGCAGGCGCCGTACGACGTCCTCGAGATCCTCGTCAACGACGCGCAGTACGGCGGCGGCGGCATCTACAACCACCAGGCGACCGCCTCGGCCGACACCGGTTTCGCCGAGTACGTCTTCGTCCACGAGTTCGGCCACCACTTCGCCGCCCTCGCCGACGAGTACTACACCTCCGACGTCGCCTACGAGACCGGCGCGGCCGACCTGCCAGAGCCGTGGGAGATGAACGTCACCGCCCTGAAGGACCCCGCCACTCTCAAGTGGAAGGACCTCGTCGCGGCCGCGACGCCGCTCCCGACGCCGTGGTCGAAGGAGGCCTTCGAGAAGACCTCCCGCGACTTCCAGGCGCGCCGCAAGGCGCTCCTGGCCGCCGGCGCGTCGCCCGCCGCCATCGACGACCTCTTCCGCGAGCAGAAGAAGGTCGAGGCGGCCTTCTTCGCGAAGGAGAAGTTCATGGGAAAGGTCGGCGCCTTCGAAGGGGCCGCCTACGAGCCCAAGGGCCTCTACCGTTCCTCCGCCGACTGCATCATGTTCACCCGCACCGACGCCGGCTTCTGCCCCGTCTGCCGCCGCGCCATAGAGAGGGTCATCGACAGCTACCGGTAG
- a CDS encoding FHA domain-containing protein, with amino-acid sequence MPFLVRKPAGGAPEERLPLKPGGNSIGRSRENDVVLHDASLSRFHARIDVEEGGSSVLDLGSRNGTFVGGLRVLQCRLKHGDAVQLGELPLRFEEERRTVQPGFSSPELTLHALIGAGAEIDKTSAIQLRGALPMQRSEAKLKILLTVSQILSSPEPVDAVLPRIVELLLQILDVHRVALLLVEEGSPEPVAKVVRSRKTMSETDSFFSRSIVRHVFERGEGLVSDDALVDPRFAGSATVAGESIRSSMAAPLKVADRILGVLYVDHRSIPNRYGPEDLEFLGAFGSQAAQAIENARLTGKLQEEAVRRSSLLRFFPPSVVGPLMGSADFGAQVRDADVTVLFSDISGFTAMSSKLAPREVVDLLNRYFPVMAEIVFRHEGTLEKYIGDALMAIWGVPTPHDDDADRALAAALEMRSALAKLNAAWGEDHRLEIHVGLNSGPVAFGNIGSPDYVQFAAIGDTTNVSARVCTAAQEGEVLISEATRRRLRTARFALEELPPVAVKGKTEPLLLHRVRWAAPEETVGVERVPSPDAPVRP; translated from the coding sequence ATGCCTTTTCTCGTTCGTAAACCGGCCGGCGGCGCCCCCGAGGAGCGCCTGCCCCTGAAGCCCGGCGGCAACTCCATCGGCCGTTCCCGCGAGAACGACGTCGTCCTCCACGACGCGAGCCTGTCCCGCTTCCACGCGCGGATCGACGTGGAGGAAGGAGGCTCGAGCGTCCTCGACCTCGGGAGCCGGAACGGGACGTTCGTCGGCGGGCTCAGGGTCCTGCAGTGCCGCCTGAAGCACGGGGACGCGGTGCAGCTCGGGGAGCTCCCGCTCCGCTTCGAGGAAGAGCGCCGGACGGTCCAGCCCGGCTTCTCCTCGCCCGAGCTGACGCTCCACGCGCTCATCGGCGCGGGAGCCGAGATCGACAAGACGTCGGCCATCCAGCTGCGCGGGGCGCTGCCGATGCAGCGCTCCGAGGCGAAGCTGAAGATCCTGCTGACGGTCAGCCAGATCCTCTCCTCGCCCGAGCCGGTCGATGCGGTCCTTCCGCGGATCGTCGAGCTTCTCCTCCAGATCCTCGACGTCCACCGTGTGGCGCTCCTCCTCGTGGAGGAGGGCTCTCCCGAGCCGGTCGCCAAGGTCGTCCGGTCGCGGAAGACGATGTCCGAGACCGACTCGTTCTTCAGCCGGAGCATCGTGAGGCACGTCTTCGAGAGGGGAGAGGGGCTCGTCAGCGACGACGCCCTCGTCGACCCTCGCTTCGCCGGGTCGGCGACGGTCGCGGGAGAGTCGATACGCTCCTCGATGGCGGCGCCGCTGAAGGTCGCCGACCGGATCCTCGGCGTCCTCTACGTCGACCACCGCTCCATCCCGAACCGCTACGGGCCGGAAGACCTCGAGTTCCTCGGCGCGTTCGGAAGCCAGGCGGCGCAGGCGATCGAGAACGCGAGGCTCACGGGAAAGCTCCAGGAGGAGGCGGTGCGCCGGTCGAGCCTCCTGCGCTTCTTCCCGCCGTCCGTCGTCGGTCCGCTCATGGGCTCGGCCGACTTCGGGGCCCAGGTGCGCGACGCCGACGTGACGGTCCTCTTCTCGGACATCAGCGGTTTCACCGCGATGTCCTCGAAGCTGGCCCCCCGCGAGGTCGTCGACCTCCTGAACCGCTATTTCCCGGTGATGGCCGAGATCGTCTTCCGGCACGAGGGGACGCTCGAGAAGTACATCGGCGACGCGCTCATGGCGATCTGGGGCGTCCCGACGCCCCACGACGACGACGCCGACCGGGCGCTCGCGGCCGCGCTCGAGATGCGCAGCGCCCTCGCGAAGCTGAATGCGGCCTGGGGAGAGGACCACCGGCTGGAGATCCACGTCGGCCTGAACTCGGGGCCCGTCGCGTTCGGAAACATCGGGTCGCCGGACTACGTCCAGTTCGCGGCCATCGGCGACACGACGAACGTCTCGGCCCGGGTCTGCACGGCGGCGCAGGAGGGCGAGGTCCTGATCTCGGAGGCGACACGCCGGCGGCTCAGGACGGCGCGGTTCGCCCTCGAGGAGCTTCCGCCCGTCGCCGTCAAGGGAAAGACGGAGCCGCTTCTTCTCCATCGCGTGCGGTGGGCGGCGCCGGAAGAGACGGTCGGCGTGGAGAGGGTGCCTTCGCCGGACGCTCCGGTCCGGCCCTGA
- a CDS encoding class I SAM-dependent methyltransferase — protein sequence MWYEPWLERGLLPDALVRRKIRELLRQRLADERADDAQEALAREERFIREMRESVVAMATVEANEQHYEVPPAFYELVLGAHRKYSSGLFSEGVATLDAAEAAMLALTCERARLADGQNVLELGCGWGSLTLWMAERYPESRIVAVSNSKDQREYIEGKAAERNLTNLKVVTCDMNVFDPATGPAFDRVVSVEMFEHMRNWPELLGRIASWLKPDGRLFLHVFSHRDVSYPYVARDESDWMARNFFTGGLMPSDHLLLRFPEHLFVEERWRVNGTHYARTAEAWLANLDRNRRAAQQLFAKAYGPGVARRKVVEWRLFFMACAELFAHGGGNEWMVSHYRLRRRYA from the coding sequence ATGTGGTACGAACCGTGGCTCGAACGTGGGCTCCTTCCCGACGCCCTCGTGCGCCGGAAGATTCGCGAGCTCCTCCGGCAACGTCTCGCAGACGAGAGGGCGGACGACGCCCAGGAGGCGCTCGCCCGCGAGGAGCGGTTCATCCGGGAAATGCGCGAGAGCGTGGTCGCGATGGCGACCGTCGAGGCGAACGAGCAGCACTACGAGGTGCCGCCCGCCTTCTACGAGCTCGTCCTCGGCGCCCATCGGAAATACTCCTCTGGCCTGTTCTCGGAAGGGGTTGCGACGCTCGACGCCGCCGAGGCGGCGATGCTCGCCCTCACCTGCGAGCGGGCGCGCCTGGCCGACGGGCAGAACGTCCTCGAGCTCGGGTGCGGGTGGGGCTCGCTCACGCTCTGGATGGCGGAGCGGTATCCGGAGTCGCGCATCGTCGCGGTGTCGAACTCGAAGGACCAGCGGGAGTACATCGAGGGGAAGGCGGCGGAGCGAAACCTGACGAATCTCAAGGTCGTCACGTGCGACATGAACGTCTTCGACCCGGCGACGGGTCCCGCGTTCGACCGGGTCGTCTCGGTCGAGATGTTCGAGCACATGCGCAACTGGCCCGAGCTCCTCGGCCGGATCGCCTCGTGGCTGAAGCCCGACGGTCGTCTCTTTCTCCACGTCTTCTCGCACCGGGACGTCTCGTATCCGTACGTCGCGCGGGACGAGAGCGACTGGATGGCGCGGAACTTCTTCACCGGGGGCCTGATGCCCTCCGACCACCTCCTCCTCCGCTTCCCCGAGCACCTCTTCGTGGAGGAGCGCTGGCGCGTGAACGGCACGCACTACGCGCGCACCGCCGAGGCGTGGCTCGCGAACCTCGACCGGAACAGGAGAGCGGCGCAGCAGCTCTTCGCGAAGGCCTACGGGCCGGGGGTCGCGCGGCGAAAGGTCGTCGAGTGGAGGCTCTTCTTCATGGCCTGCGCCGAGCTCTTCGCACACGGGGGCGGGAACGAGTGGATGGTCTCCCACTACCGGCTGCGGCGCCGATACGCCTGA
- a CDS encoding aminotransferase class I/II-fold pyridoxal phosphate-dependent enzyme — MLTAECTIPKTRLGTARWEWWDWWLDRKTRWVRDEVKQLDEGVFRTLAAGTGLPVIHQRSTFAFKDVRDGADRFLGMAKGGERPYARIYTRLGNPTTEYLERVLFQLEAHHVIEKALAVDEKEPTIGALIFGSGMGAISTLALAVCRSGDAILAGNVYGCTDSLFRGLGKFGVEAVFCDMGNVAAVEAALEAHPNVAMIFLESPENPTLRIADIEAISRLTEPRGILLVVDNTFCSPYLQQPFRLGADLVMHSLTKFVNGHSTSVGGALLGPFRFMRNDFFPWYKDIGATPSPFDSWLNGMTIQSLAPREAQQSETALQIARFLSTHSKVASVAYPGLPDFPQADLVKRQMRSGGAILTFEVKGGVAAGETVMNYFGRKDTPMELAVSLGSCITYIQHPASMTHAVVPEADRLARGITPGLIRLAVGVEGGDVLIEHLNRALDLT; from the coding sequence ATGCTGACTGCAGAGTGCACGATCCCGAAGACCCGTCTCGGAACGGCCCGCTGGGAATGGTGGGACTGGTGGCTCGACCGCAAGACCCGCTGGGTCCGCGACGAGGTGAAGCAGCTCGACGAGGGCGTCTTCCGGACGCTCGCGGCAGGAACCGGTCTCCCCGTCATTCACCAGCGCTCCACGTTCGCGTTCAAGGACGTCCGAGACGGTGCCGATCGCTTCCTCGGGATGGCCAAGGGAGGCGAGCGCCCCTACGCCCGCATCTACACGCGTCTGGGCAACCCGACGACCGAGTACCTCGAGAGGGTCCTCTTCCAGCTCGAGGCGCACCACGTCATCGAGAAGGCGCTCGCCGTGGACGAGAAGGAGCCGACGATCGGCGCGCTCATCTTCGGATCGGGAATGGGGGCGATCTCCACGCTCGCCCTCGCCGTCTGCCGCTCGGGAGACGCCATCCTCGCCGGGAACGTCTACGGCTGCACCGACAGCCTCTTCCGCGGCCTCGGGAAGTTCGGCGTCGAGGCCGTCTTCTGCGACATGGGAAACGTGGCGGCCGTGGAGGCGGCGCTCGAGGCGCACCCGAACGTCGCGATGATCTTCCTCGAGTCGCCCGAGAACCCGACGCTGCGCATCGCCGACATCGAGGCGATCTCGCGGCTCACCGAGCCGCGGGGAATCCTCCTCGTCGTCGACAACACGTTCTGCTCGCCCTACCTGCAGCAGCCGTTCCGCCTCGGGGCCGACCTCGTCATGCACTCGCTGACGAAGTTCGTGAACGGCCACTCCACGTCGGTCGGCGGCGCGCTCCTCGGCCCGTTCCGCTTCATGCGGAACGACTTCTTCCCCTGGTACAAGGACATCGGCGCCACGCCGTCGCCCTTCGACTCGTGGCTGAACGGGATGACGATCCAGAGCCTCGCCCCGCGAGAGGCACAGCAGAGCGAAACGGCGCTCCAGATCGCCCGGTTCCTCTCGACCCACTCGAAGGTCGCCTCGGTCGCCTACCCCGGCCTCCCCGACTTCCCCCAGGCGGACCTCGTGAAGCGGCAGATGCGCTCCGGCGGGGCGATCCTGACGTTCGAGGTGAAGGGGGGCGTCGCCGCCGGCGAGACGGTGATGAACTACTTCGGCAGGAAGGACACGCCGATGGAGCTCGCGGTCTCCCTCGGCTCGTGCATCACCTACATCCAGCACCCGGCATCGATGACCCACGCCGTCGTCCCCGAGGCGGACCGGCTCGCGCGGGGCATCACCCCCGGGCTCATCCGCCTCGCGGTCGGCGTCGAGGGCGGGGACGTCCTGATCGAGCACCTGAACCGCGCGCTCGACCTGACCTGA
- a CDS encoding acyl-CoA synthetase, with the protein MAILTAPGLPFVVALLGAWRAGGAAVPLALSHPPAEHAHVLDDAGVTQVLADAENAARVGPIAAERGIRLLSVEDAAAARVPALRGRGPAPPPDGRALILYTSGTTGKPKGAVHTHGSLAAQVASLSEAWDWSADDAIPNVLPLHHTHGLVNVTLCALANGARVEMLPGFDAEVCWRRLEEGGLTVFMAVPTVYAKLAAAWSAANGATRARRSAACRRLRLMVSGSAALPSPLFARWEELSGHRLLERYGMTEIGMALSNPLRGARLAGTVGSPLPLVDVRLVDEAGQECADGAPGELRVKGPTLFREYHDRAEETTRAFDGGWFLTGDVAARENGVFRILGRASTDILKSGGYKLSALEIEDALRLHPAIRDVAVVGLPDEEWGERVAAAIVVEGDPPALEALRAWARDRLAPYKVPSRLVVVSELPRNAMGKVTKSAVKSLFSAEANRR; encoded by the coding sequence GTGGCGATCCTCACCGCGCCCGGCCTTCCGTTCGTCGTGGCCCTCCTTGGCGCGTGGCGAGCCGGCGGGGCGGCGGTCCCGCTCGCTCTCTCTCACCCGCCCGCCGAGCACGCCCACGTTCTCGACGACGCGGGGGTGACGCAGGTCCTCGCCGACGCGGAGAATGCGGCGCGGGTTGGGCCGATCGCGGCCGAGCGGGGCATCCGGCTCCTCTCCGTCGAGGACGCGGCCGCCGCACGGGTCCCGGCATTACGCGGGCGGGGTCCGGCGCCCCCTCCCGACGGCCGCGCGCTGATCCTCTACACGAGCGGAACGACGGGGAAGCCGAAGGGAGCCGTCCACACGCACGGAAGCCTCGCGGCGCAGGTCGCCTCGCTCTCGGAGGCGTGGGACTGGAGCGCCGACGACGCGATTCCGAACGTCCTGCCGCTCCACCACACGCACGGGCTCGTGAACGTCACGCTCTGCGCCCTCGCGAACGGGGCGCGCGTCGAGATGCTCCCGGGGTTCGACGCGGAGGTGTGCTGGCGGCGGCTCGAGGAGGGCGGGCTGACGGTCTTCATGGCGGTTCCGACGGTCTACGCGAAGCTCGCCGCCGCGTGGTCGGCCGCGAACGGGGCGACCCGCGCCCGCCGGAGCGCGGCGTGCCGGCGGCTGCGTCTCATGGTCTCGGGCTCTGCGGCGCTCCCCTCGCCACTCTTCGCGAGGTGGGAGGAGCTCTCGGGACACCGGCTCCTCGAGCGGTACGGGATGACGGAGATCGGCATGGCGCTCTCGAACCCGCTGCGCGGCGCGCGGCTCGCGGGCACGGTCGGGTCGCCGCTCCCTCTCGTCGACGTCCGGCTCGTCGACGAGGCGGGGCAGGAGTGCGCGGACGGTGCGCCGGGGGAGCTGCGGGTGAAGGGACCGACGCTCTTCCGGGAGTACCACGACAGGGCGGAAGAGACGACCCGGGCCTTTGATGGCGGCTGGTTCCTCACCGGCGACGTCGCAGCCCGCGAGAACGGCGTGTTCCGGATCCTCGGCCGCGCCTCCACCGACATCCTCAAGTCCGGTGGCTACAAGCTCTCGGCGCTGGAGATCGAGGACGCCCTGAGGCTTCACCCGGCGATTCGCGACGTGGCGGTCGTCGGCCTGCCCGACGAGGAGTGGGGGGAGCGGGTCGCGGCGGCGATCGTCGTCGAGGGGGACCCGCCGGCCCTCGAGGCCCTGCGCGCCTGGGCCCGCGACCGGCTCGCTCCCTACAAGGTGCCGTCGCGGCTCGTCGTCGTTTCCGAGCTCCCCCGCAACGCGATGGGCAAGGTGACGAAGTCCGCCGTGAAGTCGCTTTTCTCCGCAGAAGCGAACCGCCGCTAG
- the thpR gene encoding RNA 2',3'-cyclic phosphodiesterase: MIRAFVAVPVEDPVVKRRLAGARSLVPPLPGLRWIPESQLHFTLKFLGEIEEERVAAAKAATSAAIVAIAAARAVTESPVPAAPFRLGLEGLGAFPSRGSARVLWAGCGDGADALSALASAVEEAFTAAGFRREERPFSPHLTLARVKDPDTGRRLARALETVPPEPFGVVSVSSLVLFRSELTSRGADHSELLRVAIESSAAPQ; the protein is encoded by the coding sequence GTGATTCGTGCGTTCGTCGCGGTCCCGGTCGAGGACCCCGTCGTGAAGCGCCGGCTCGCCGGGGCGCGGAGCCTCGTCCCGCCCCTGCCCGGTCTCCGGTGGATCCCGGAGTCCCAGCTGCACTTCACGCTGAAGTTCCTCGGGGAGATCGAGGAGGAGCGCGTGGCGGCGGCGAAGGCGGCGACCTCCGCGGCCATCGTGGCCATCGCGGCCGCGAGGGCCGTGACGGAGAGCCCCGTGCCTGCGGCCCCGTTCCGTCTCGGTCTCGAGGGGCTCGGCGCGTTTCCGTCGCGGGGGTCCGCGCGGGTGCTGTGGGCCGGGTGTGGCGACGGGGCCGATGCGCTGTCGGCCCTCGCATCGGCCGTCGAGGAGGCGTTCACCGCGGCGGGGTTCCGACGCGAGGAACGTCCTTTCTCCCCCCACCTGACCCTCGCGCGCGTGAAGGACCCTGACACCGGGCGGCGCCTGGCGCGGGCGCTCGAGACCGTTCCTCCGGAGCCGTTTGGCGTGGTTTCCGTCTCGTCTCTCGTCCTCTTCCGGAGCGAGCTGACGTCTCGCGGGGCCGATCATTCGGAACTCCTCCGCGTGGCGATAGAATCCTCTGCCGCACCGCAATAG